From a single Deinococcus budaensis genomic region:
- a CDS encoding DUF2171 domain-containing protein, whose translation MTQNGAGEITSHIEQDLRQRLEAMGEHMQVKDVNGEHVGTVDHVEGDQLKLTRTDSPDGQHHYVPLSQVESMDEVAVYLNVERSAVQ comes from the coding sequence ATGACCCAGAACGGTGCCGGAGAGATCACCAGCCACATCGAACAGGACCTTCGTCAGCGCCTGGAGGCCATGGGCGAGCACATGCAGGTCAAGGACGTGAACGGCGAGCACGTCGGAACGGTGGACCACGTCGAGGGCGACCAGCTCAAGCTGACGCGCACCGACAGCCCCGACGGCCAGCACCACTACGTCCCGCTCTCGCAGGTCGAGAGCATGGACGAGGTGGCCGTCTACCTCAACGTCGAGCGGAGCGCCGTCCAGTAG
- a CDS encoding alpha-amylase family glycosyl hydrolase: MLSPDLAARLQAASLDDRDAETFRLRLERYGPDLAESLRAVYGEQAGEVLDRLTEVLLHASQARPADLRRLDEARLLRPDWLQAPDMIGYVAYADRFAGTLRGVGEHLDYLQGLGVRYLHLMPLLRPRAGENDGGYAVQDYRAVREDLGTLDDLSALARDLRGRGISLVLDLVLNHVAREHEWAVKARAGEEKYRAYFHLFPDRTLPDAYEQTLPEVFPDFAPGNFTYDDEARAWVWTTFNRYQWDLNWSNPDVFLEFVDLILYLANRGVEVFRLDAIAFLWKRLGTSSQNEPEVHWLTRALRAAARIVAPGVAFKAEAIVAPAELMGYLGRGVHHGRVSDMAYHNSLMVQLWSSLASRDTRLFGEALRAFPAKPTTTTWGLYVRCHDDIGWAISDEDAARAGLTGEAHRHFLSDFYSGDFPGSFARGLVFQHNPQTGDRRISGSGASLAGLEAALEAGDPGRVDDAVARLLLAHAVVLGFGGVPLLYMGDELALLNDYSFAQVPEHAADNRWVHRPRMDWALAERVQAEPDSPAGRVNAGLRALLRARQDTPHLHASVESRPLPSPDGRVLLLRRDHPLGVMVQVYNFSEETVALPGHLLRELLGDHAEDRLSGSTFSLDRPTLRLGGYRALWLLGAELRG, translated from the coding sequence GTGCTGAGTCCCGATCTGGCCGCGCGGCTGCAAGCCGCCTCCCTCGACGACCGCGACGCCGAGACCTTCCGGCTGCGGCTGGAGCGCTACGGCCCCGACCTCGCGGAGAGCCTGCGCGCGGTGTACGGCGAGCAGGCAGGCGAGGTGCTGGACCGGCTGACGGAAGTCCTGCTGCACGCCTCCCAGGCCCGCCCGGCCGACCTGCGGCGGCTCGACGAGGCTCGCCTCCTCCGTCCCGACTGGCTGCAGGCGCCCGACATGATCGGGTACGTGGCCTACGCGGACCGCTTCGCCGGGACCCTGAGGGGCGTGGGCGAGCATCTGGACTACCTCCAGGGCCTGGGCGTGCGCTACTTGCACCTGATGCCGCTGCTCCGGCCCCGCGCGGGCGAGAACGACGGCGGCTACGCGGTGCAGGATTACCGCGCCGTGCGGGAGGACCTGGGCACGCTGGACGACCTCTCGGCCCTGGCGCGCGACCTGCGCGGGCGCGGGATCAGCCTGGTTCTCGACCTGGTGCTCAACCACGTCGCCCGCGAGCACGAGTGGGCCGTCAAGGCCCGCGCCGGGGAAGAAAAATACCGCGCCTACTTCCACCTCTTCCCCGACCGCACCCTGCCCGACGCCTACGAGCAGACGCTCCCCGAGGTCTTTCCCGACTTCGCGCCGGGCAACTTCACTTACGACGACGAGGCGCGGGCCTGGGTCTGGACCACCTTCAACCGCTACCAGTGGGACCTGAACTGGAGCAACCCGGACGTGTTTCTGGAGTTCGTGGACCTGATCTTGTACCTCGCCAACCGGGGGGTGGAGGTCTTCCGGCTGGACGCCATCGCCTTTCTGTGGAAGCGGCTCGGGACCAGCAGCCAGAACGAGCCGGAGGTCCACTGGCTCACCCGCGCCCTGCGCGCCGCCGCCCGGATCGTGGCGCCGGGGGTGGCCTTCAAGGCCGAGGCCATCGTGGCCCCGGCCGAGTTGATGGGGTATCTGGGGCGCGGCGTGCATCACGGGCGCGTGTCGGACATGGCCTACCACAACAGCCTGATGGTGCAGCTCTGGTCTTCGCTGGCGAGCCGCGACACCCGCCTGTTCGGGGAGGCGCTGCGGGCCTTTCCCGCCAAGCCCACCACCACGACCTGGGGCCTGTACGTGCGCTGCCACGACGACATCGGCTGGGCGATCTCCGACGAGGACGCCGCCCGCGCGGGGCTGACCGGAGAAGCGCACCGCCACTTTCTCTCGGACTTCTACAGCGGGGACTTTCCGGGGTCGTTCGCGCGTGGGCTGGTCTTTCAGCACAACCCGCAGACCGGGGACCGCCGCATCAGCGGCTCGGGCGCGAGCCTCGCCGGGCTGGAGGCCGCGCTGGAGGCGGGCGACCCCGGCCGGGTGGACGACGCCGTGGCCCGCTTGCTGCTGGCCCACGCGGTCGTGCTGGGCTTCGGCGGGGTGCCGCTGCTGTACATGGGCGACGAACTCGCGCTGCTCAACGACTACAGCTTTGCGCAGGTGCCCGAGCACGCCGCCGACAACCGCTGGGTCCACCGCCCCCGCATGGACTGGGCGCTGGCCGAACGGGTGCAGGCCGAGCCGGACTCGCCTGCCGGACGGGTGAACGCGGGGCTGCGCGCCCTGCTCCGTGCCCGGCAGGACACGCCGCATCTGCACGCCAGCGTCGAGAGCCGCCCCCTGCCCAGTCCCGACGGCCGGGTGCTGCTGCTGCGCCGCGACCATCCCCTCGGCGTGATGGTGCAGGTCTACAACTTCAGCGAGGAGACGGTGGCGCTGCCCGGCCACCTGCTGCGGGAACTCCTGGGAGACCACGCCGAGGACCGCCTGAGCGGCAGCACCTTCAGCCTGGACCGGCCCACCCTACGCCTGGGGGGCTACCGGGCGCTGTGGCTGCTGGGCGCGGAACTTCGCGGCTGA
- the rpmI gene encoding 50S ribosomal protein L35, giving the protein MPKMKTKKSVTRRVKITASGKVMAFKSGKRHQNTGKSGDEIRGKGKGFVLAKSEWARMKLALPYKGGK; this is encoded by the coding sequence ATGCCCAAGATGAAGACGAAAAAGAGCGTGACCCGGCGCGTGAAGATCACGGCGTCCGGCAAGGTCATGGCGTTCAAGAGTGGCAAGCGCCACCAGAACACCGGCAAGAGCGGCGATGAGATTCGCGGCAAGGGCAAGGGCTTTGTCCTCGCCAAGAGCGAGTGGGCGCGCATGAAGCTCGCCCTTCCCTACAAGGGCGGTAAATAA
- the rplT gene encoding 50S ribosomal protein L20 — MPRVKTGIVRRRRHKKVLKRAKGFWGSRSKQYRNAFQTLLNAATYEYRDRRNKKRDFRRLWVQRINAGARLHGMNYSTFINGLKLAGVDLNRKVLADLAAREPEAFKTLVDAAKSARNQ, encoded by the coding sequence ATGCCCCGCGTCAAGACCGGCATCGTCCGCCGCCGCCGCCACAAGAAGGTGCTCAAGCGCGCCAAGGGCTTCTGGGGCAGCCGCTCCAAGCAGTACCGCAACGCCTTCCAGACGCTGCTGAACGCCGCGACCTACGAGTACCGCGACCGCCGCAACAAGAAGCGCGACTTCCGCCGCCTGTGGGTCCAGCGCATCAACGCGGGCGCCCGCCTGCACGGCATGAACTACTCCACCTTCATCAACGGCCTGAAGCTCGCCGGGGTGGACCTCAACCGCAAGGTGCTGGCCGACCTCGCCGCCCGCGAACCCGAGGCCTTCAAGACCCTGGTCGACGCCGCCAAGAGCGCCCGCAACCAGTAA
- the ppgK gene encoding polyphosphate--glucose phosphotransferase has protein sequence MSVILGIDIGGSGIKGAPVDTQTGTLVAERHRIATPEGARPDDVKGVVAELVQHFGHAGPVGVTFPGIVQRGKTLSAANVDKGWIGLDADALFTEATGREVHLINDADAAGVAEARFGAGAGVPGVVLVLTFGTGIGSALIHDGQLVPNTELGHLWLKGDRHAESWASDRARERDDLNWKQWSKRAGTYLQHLELLFSPDLFVIGGGVSKRADKWGPHLQPERTKLVPATLQNDAGIVGAAMMAARPGQAS, from the coding sequence ATGAGCGTGATCCTGGGCATCGACATCGGCGGCAGCGGCATCAAGGGAGCGCCCGTGGACACGCAGACGGGCACGCTGGTGGCCGAACGTCACCGCATCGCCACGCCGGAAGGCGCCCGGCCCGACGACGTGAAGGGCGTCGTGGCCGAGCTGGTGCAGCATTTCGGGCACGCGGGGCCGGTCGGCGTGACGTTCCCGGGCATCGTGCAGCGCGGCAAGACCCTCAGCGCGGCGAACGTGGACAAGGGCTGGATCGGCCTGGACGCCGACGCCCTCTTTACCGAGGCGACCGGGCGCGAGGTCCACCTCATCAACGACGCGGACGCGGCGGGCGTGGCCGAGGCCCGTTTCGGGGCCGGGGCGGGCGTGCCGGGCGTGGTGCTGGTGCTCACCTTCGGCACCGGGATCGGCAGCGCGCTGATCCACGACGGCCAGCTGGTGCCGAATACCGAACTCGGCCACCTGTGGCTCAAGGGGGACCGCCACGCCGAGAGCTGGGCGTCCGACCGCGCCCGCGAGCGCGACGACCTGAACTGGAAACAGTGGTCCAAGCGGGCAGGCACCTACCTTCAGCACCTCGAACTGCTGTTTTCCCCCGACCTGTTCGTGATCGGCGGCGGCGTGAGCAAGCGGGCCGACAAGTGGGGACCGCACCTCCAGCCCGAGCGGACCAAGCTGGTGCCCGCCACCCTTCAGAACGACGCGGGCATCGTGGGCGCGGCGATGATGGCGGCCCGGCCCGGCCAGGCGTCCTGA
- a CDS encoding sporulation protein: MGFLKRMMVAAGVGGARVDAQVHNPAVRVGEVLPGVVVVQGGSLEQRIERLNLGLATRYKADDHSVTHTLFTRPVVSAFSIGAGERREFPFQLPIPQGTPLTLPGTAVWLVTDADIAGAADPGDTDPLQILPSPEMEAVIGAAQRLGFRLAGSEVESRHGRVVQELSFRPPAGQYRLTELEMMLFPATGGLDVVLEVDRRATGLASLLTAEFEQRGRWFVPAALLAAGPDAVARELAVRVQALS, encoded by the coding sequence ATGGGCTTTCTCAAGCGGATGATGGTGGCAGCCGGGGTGGGCGGGGCACGGGTGGACGCGCAGGTTCACAACCCGGCGGTGCGGGTCGGTGAGGTGTTGCCGGGCGTGGTGGTCGTGCAGGGCGGCTCCTTGGAGCAGCGCATCGAGCGGCTGAACCTGGGCCTGGCGACCCGCTACAAGGCGGACGACCACTCCGTCACGCACACCCTGTTCACCCGGCCGGTGGTGTCGGCCTTCAGCATCGGGGCGGGCGAGCGGCGCGAATTTCCCTTTCAGCTGCCCATTCCGCAGGGCACGCCGCTGACGCTGCCCGGCACGGCGGTCTGGCTGGTCACCGACGCGGACATCGCGGGGGCGGCTGACCCCGGCGACACCGATCCGCTTCAGATTCTGCCCAGCCCCGAGATGGAGGCCGTCATCGGCGCCGCGCAGCGTCTGGGTTTCCGGCTGGCGGGCAGCGAGGTCGAGTCCCGCCACGGGCGGGTGGTGCAGGAACTCAGCTTCCGCCCTCCCGCCGGGCAATACCGCCTCACGGAGCTGGAGATGATGCTCTTTCCGGCGACCGGCGGGCTGGACGTGGTGTTGGAGGTCGACCGCCGCGCCACCGGCTTGGCCAGCCTGCTGACCGCCGAGTTCGAGCAGCGGGGCCGCTGGTTCGTGCCCGCCGCGCTGCTGGCCGCCGGACCGGACGCGGTGGCGCGCGAACTCGCCGTGCGGGTGCAGGCGCTGTCCTAG
- a CDS encoding amidohydrolase family protein produces the protein MRVMSPAPDPHLPELLTCDVLFTGVGGGHAPGGVVVSGGVVAATGDPAALRASFPHAQERRVGEVIAPPPVNAHTHLDMSAYAFEPLPYFRWLPEVVIAQREKRGVAGALAGADELARLGVGAVGDIVWSPEGMEALLAREDLTGVLYFEVLGTFPAKADDIFAGMRERVERWRRLERPGGLRVGLTPHTPYTVSDRLMRLVGDYAAGEGLPLQIHVAEHPAEGELFRTGGGPLWEHRLPALYPATFAEVIGRAPQPELTPVRYLDELGVLAARPTLVHMVNVTPEDIARTAAAGCAVVSCPRSNAHLGCGTFPWADFVAAGVEVALGTDSVASGGSLDVREEVAFARALYPGLDPRLIVRAAVKGGHRVTGTRTPQLRRGDPWHSRFVWPSATLPGLPVTHPDVTEEAQT, from the coding sequence ATGCGCGTCATGTCCCCCGCGCCTGATCCCCACCTGCCCGAGCTGCTGACCTGCGACGTGCTGTTTACCGGGGTGGGCGGCGGGCACGCGCCGGGCGGCGTGGTCGTGTCGGGCGGCGTCGTGGCGGCGACCGGCGACCCCGCCGCGCTGCGGGCGAGCTTTCCGCACGCGCAGGAGCGCCGGGTGGGCGAGGTGATCGCGCCGCCGCCCGTGAACGCGCACACCCACCTCGACATGAGCGCCTACGCCTTCGAGCCGCTGCCTTACTTCCGCTGGCTGCCCGAGGTGGTGATCGCCCAGCGGGAGAAACGCGGCGTGGCAGGTGCGCTCGCCGGGGCCGACGAACTCGCGCGGCTGGGCGTGGGCGCGGTCGGGGACATCGTCTGGTCGCCCGAGGGGATGGAGGCGCTGCTGGCGCGCGAGGACCTGACCGGCGTGCTGTACTTCGAGGTGCTGGGCACCTTTCCCGCGAAGGCCGACGACATCTTTGCGGGGATGCGCGAACGGGTCGAGCGCTGGCGGCGGCTGGAGCGGCCCGGCGGCCTCCGGGTGGGCCTCACGCCGCACACGCCCTACACGGTCAGTGACCGCCTCATGCGGCTGGTGGGCGACTACGCGGCGGGCGAGGGCCTGCCCCTCCAGATTCACGTGGCCGAGCACCCCGCCGAGGGCGAGCTGTTCCGCACCGGAGGTGGCCCGCTGTGGGAACACCGCCTGCCCGCCCTCTACCCGGCCACCTTCGCGGAGGTGATCGGGCGCGCGCCGCAGCCGGAGCTGACGCCCGTGCGCTACCTGGACGAGCTGGGCGTGCTGGCGGCGCGGCCCACCCTGGTCCATATGGTGAACGTGACCCCGGAGGACATCGCCCGCACGGCGGCGGCCGGGTGCGCGGTCGTGAGCTGCCCGCGCTCGAACGCGCACCTGGGCTGCGGCACCTTCCCCTGGGCAGACTTCGTGGCGGCCGGAGTGGAGGTCGCGCTGGGCACCGACTCGGTCGCCAGCGGCGGCAGCCTGGACGTGCGGGAGGAGGTCGCGTTTGCCCGCGCGCTCTATCCCGGCCTCGATCCCCGCCTGATCGTGCGCGCCGCCGTCAAGGGGGGGCACCGGGTCACCGGCACCCGCACCCCGCAACTGCGCCGGGGTGACCCCTGGCACTCCCGCTTCGTGTGGCCGTCTGCTACACTGCCAGGGTTGCCCGTCACGCACCCCGACGTGACGGAGGAGGCGCAAACATGA
- the rpmE gene encoding 50S ribosomal protein L31, with the protein MKKDIHPKAVPTKIIYQGKVVMETLSTRPEIHVDVWSGVHPFWTGEERFVDTEGRVDKFNKRFGDSYRTKKK; encoded by the coding sequence ATGAAAAAAGACATCCACCCCAAGGCCGTCCCCACCAAGATCATCTACCAGGGCAAGGTCGTCATGGAGACCCTCAGCACCCGTCCCGAGATTCACGTGGACGTGTGGAGCGGCGTGCATCCCTTCTGGACCGGCGAGGAGCGCTTCGTCGACACCGAGGGCCGCGTCGACAAGTTCAACAAGCGCTTCGGCGACAGCTACCGCACCAAGAAGAAGTGA
- a CDS encoding thymidine kinase, with product MLKSPYHGGHLEVIVGPMFSGKSEELIRRVTRAVIARQRVAVFKPALDDRYHAAQVASHAGRAIEALAVQDAAAIRAHLLGEGALLPDPGQALPDLVGIDEAQFFGPELGPLVLELAGAGVRVILAGLDLDFRAEPFGCMPDLLARAESVEKLTAICTVCGAPATRSQRLIGGQPARFDDPVVLVGAQEAYEARCRVHHTVRR from the coding sequence GTGCTGAAGTCCCCCTACCACGGCGGTCACCTGGAAGTCATCGTCGGTCCCATGTTCAGCGGCAAGAGCGAGGAGCTGATCCGGCGGGTGACCCGCGCCGTGATCGCCCGTCAACGGGTGGCGGTGTTCAAGCCTGCCCTGGACGACCGCTACCACGCCGCGCAGGTCGCCAGCCACGCCGGGCGCGCCATCGAGGCGCTGGCGGTGCAAGACGCGGCGGCCATCCGCGCGCACCTGCTGGGCGAAGGCGCGCTGCTGCCCGACCCCGGCCAGGCCCTGCCCGACCTGGTGGGCATCGACGAGGCGCAGTTTTTCGGCCCTGAACTCGGGCCGCTGGTGCTGGAACTCGCGGGAGCGGGGGTGCGGGTGATTCTGGCCGGGCTGGACCTCGACTTCCGCGCCGAGCCGTTCGGCTGTATGCCCGACCTGCTGGCCCGCGCCGAGAGCGTGGAGAAACTGACCGCCATCTGCACCGTCTGCGGGGCGCCCGCCACCCGCTCGCAGCGCCTCATCGGGGGTCAGCCTGCCCGCTTCGACGACCCCGTGGTGCTGGTGGGCGCGCAGGAAGCCTACGAGGCCCGCTGCCGGGTGCATCACACGGTGCGGCGCTAA
- a CDS encoding GGDEF domain-containing protein, which yields MNPAPRSLPPSAEHTAWAMSQRRMFGLVAWVVAFACAGGLWMQAPRFDPLDRVALPVLGLTLLGLHLALALGRLRMRVAINVGYGLATLYLLLALRQQFQVFAPQAHTLSPSTYWFTVLYAVAFLLYPPRLAGVIAGGVYLLTLALCLVHLLGPGAGELRLAASTAQFLLVGVVMIIVQATFGMQRVQLLAAREAAYRDALTGLANRRAAEERLSVLADGSQAFTLVLFDLDHFKAVNDTFGHAVGDQVLRGVARAAQESLPLGGHAARWGGEEFLLILPPLSTRQLRATLDTLRSRLSAGRHGPVTGVTASFGVASARPGEHPDAVLTRADAAMYAAKQRGRDDVHHADPSSTTPGVPGQLAED from the coding sequence GTGAATCCCGCCCCGCGCAGTCTGCCCCCGTCCGCCGAGCACACGGCCTGGGCCATGTCTCAGCGGCGGATGTTCGGTCTGGTCGCCTGGGTGGTCGCCTTTGCCTGCGCGGGCGGCCTGTGGATGCAGGCGCCCCGTTTCGATCCGCTGGACCGGGTGGCGCTGCCGGTGCTGGGCCTCACGTTGCTGGGGCTGCATCTCGCGCTGGCGCTGGGCCGGCTGCGCATGCGGGTGGCGATCAATGTCGGCTACGGGCTGGCGACCCTGTACCTGCTGCTGGCGCTGCGGCAGCAGTTTCAGGTGTTCGCGCCGCAGGCGCACACCCTCAGTCCCAGCACCTACTGGTTTACGGTGCTGTACGCCGTGGCCTTTTTGCTCTATCCGCCCCGGCTGGCGGGCGTGATTGCCGGGGGCGTTTACCTGCTCACGCTGGCGCTGTGCCTCGTTCACCTGCTGGGACCGGGCGCGGGCGAGCTGCGGCTGGCCGCCTCGACCGCGCAGTTTTTGCTGGTGGGTGTGGTGATGATCATCGTGCAGGCGACGTTCGGCATGCAGCGCGTGCAGCTGCTCGCCGCGCGCGAGGCCGCCTACCGCGACGCCCTGACCGGCCTCGCCAACCGCCGGGCCGCCGAAGAACGCCTCTCGGTGCTGGCGGACGGCAGCCAGGCCTTCACGTTGGTGCTGTTCGACCTCGACCATTTCAAGGCGGTCAACGACACCTTCGGCCACGCGGTGGGGGACCAGGTGCTGCGGGGGGTGGCCCGCGCGGCCCAGGAAAGCCTGCCGCTGGGAGGCCACGCGGCCCGCTGGGGCGGCGAGGAGTTTCTCCTGATCCTGCCCCCGCTGAGCACCCGGCAGCTGCGCGCCACGCTGGATACGCTGCGCTCGCGCCTGAGCGCCGGGCGGCACGGGCCGGTGACGGGCGTGACCGCCAGCTTCGGGGTGGCGTCCGCGCGGCCGGGAGAGCATCCCGACGCCGTGCTCACCCGCGCCGACGCCGCGATGTACGCCGCCAAGCAGCGCGGCCGCGACGACGTTCACCACGCCGACCCCTCCTCCACCACGCCCGGGGTACCGGGGCAGCTGGCTGAAGACTGA
- a CDS encoding substrate-binding domain-containing protein translates to MRKPTIQDVARQAGVGVGTVSRVLNNHAAVRGATRETVLRAIADLDYTPNPHARRIAGGKSYTISVLLPVVTTEFYVRLLDGLESAFLEARYDVAIFPLLDRSRLERYLGSHTLAYQADGLVMATYNLTALLRERRLRTQQPTVLVDAHAEGVDCAYMDNVRGGRLAGEYAARLPGDLYAIWVETELDQLFTTRVFEERRAGFLEALAAAGRTVRAEYNASFDALAARNAAVTLLDAAEFPCTVFASADLLAGALLDEARSRGLEPGQDLRIIGFDDQPWAAARGLTTLHQPVEQMGFEAAGLLLTRLSGHRGPPRARRFEPRLIVRSTA, encoded by the coding sequence ATGCGTAAACCCACCATTCAGGATGTCGCCCGGCAGGCGGGCGTGGGCGTCGGCACGGTGTCGCGGGTGCTCAACAACCACGCCGCCGTGCGGGGCGCCACCCGCGAGACGGTCCTGCGGGCCATCGCCGACCTCGACTACACGCCCAATCCCCACGCCCGGCGCATCGCGGGCGGCAAGAGCTACACCATCAGCGTGCTGCTGCCGGTGGTGACCACCGAGTTTTACGTGCGGCTGCTCGACGGGCTGGAAAGCGCCTTTCTGGAGGCCCGCTACGACGTGGCGATCTTTCCGCTGCTCGACCGTTCGCGGCTGGAGCGCTACCTGGGGTCGCACACCCTGGCCTACCAGGCCGACGGGCTGGTGATGGCCACCTACAACCTCACGGCGCTGCTGCGGGAACGGCGGCTGCGGACCCAGCAGCCCACCGTGCTGGTCGACGCGCACGCCGAGGGCGTGGACTGCGCCTACATGGACAACGTGCGGGGCGGGCGCCTGGCGGGCGAGTACGCGGCGCGGCTGCCGGGCGACCTGTACGCGATCTGGGTCGAGACCGAACTCGACCAGCTGTTCACCACCCGCGTCTTCGAGGAGCGCCGCGCCGGATTCCTGGAGGCGCTGGCGGCCGCCGGGCGCACCGTGCGCGCCGAGTACAACGCCAGTTTCGACGCGCTGGCCGCGCGCAACGCCGCCGTCACGCTGCTGGACGCCGCCGAGTTTCCCTGCACGGTCTTCGCCTCGGCCGACCTGCTGGCAGGCGCCCTGCTCGACGAGGCGCGCAGCCGGGGCCTGGAACCCGGCCAGGACCTGCGGATCATCGGCTTCGACGACCAGCCCTGGGCGGCGGCGCGCGGCCTGACCACCCTGCACCAGCCGGTCGAGCAGATGGGCTTCGAGGCCGCCGGGCTGCTGCTGACCCGGCTGAGCGGGCACCGGGGGCCGCCGCGCGCCCGCCGCTTCGAACCCCGCCTGATCGTGCGCAGCACCGCCTGA
- a CDS encoding copper chaperone PCu(A)C gives MSKPTPLLAALALAAVLIPAAALRAGQAQSTQAQSSQAQSSQAQASPAQSGQTRAAPAPANLAPTASPARPLLNVQGAGVVAVPPGATETSAVMILRNPGAQPVVLTGAQTAVAGHAMLMTTRRDAQGRSGMSAVKTLTVPARGTLRLEPSGDHLMLMGLKRTLKVGETVRLTLRVRGGPPLVVNAVVRKP, from the coding sequence ATGTCCAAACCCACCCCCCTGCTCGCGGCCCTGGCGCTGGCTGCTGTGCTGATTCCGGCGGCGGCCCTGCGCGCCGGGCAGGCCCAGTCCACCCAAGCACAGTCCAGCCAAGCACAGTCCAGCCAGGCGCAGGCCAGCCCGGCACAGTCCGGCCAGACCCGCGCGGCACCGGCCCCCGCGAACCTCGCCCCCACCGCGTCCCCGGCCCGGCCGCTGCTCAACGTGCAGGGCGCGGGCGTGGTCGCCGTGCCGCCCGGCGCGACTGAGACGAGCGCGGTCATGATCCTCCGCAACCCGGGCGCGCAGCCCGTGGTCCTGACCGGCGCGCAGACGGCCGTCGCCGGGCACGCCATGCTGATGACCACCCGCCGCGACGCCCAGGGCCGCAGCGGCATGAGCGCCGTGAAGACCCTGACGGTGCCCGCGCGCGGCACCCTGCGCTTGGAGCCGTCGGGCGACCACCTGATGCTGATGGGCCTCAAGCGTACCCTCAAGGTCGGGGAGACGGTCCGCCTGACCCTGCGGGTGCGCGGCGGTCCGCCGCTGGTGGTGAACGCCGTGGTTCGCAAGCCCTGA
- a CDS encoding SCO family protein, producing MTDLPAPAASSPAARPWYVSALFAVLAVGLVLGGAWVYARVRSPFPYYGTAYTPPLPAQPFGGTDEEGRPWSFQPGGAAGGEGRTTALFFGFTHCPNICPLSLAYLEKARQALPPAQRERLDIVLVSVDPDRDTPARLKSYVEFFGDATGVRVPEPALAKVARDYGVAYQRADMKGPQDYQINHTTATYLIDASGRLRVLWDYTQLTQVDRVVRDLTHVMENPQR from the coding sequence GTGACCGATCTGCCCGCCCCCGCTGCCTCCTCGCCCGCCGCCCGGCCCTGGTACGTGTCGGCGCTGTTTGCCGTGCTGGCGGTGGGGCTGGTGCTGGGGGGAGCCTGGGTCTACGCCCGCGTCCGCAGTCCCTTTCCCTACTACGGCACGGCCTACACGCCGCCCCTCCCCGCCCAGCCTTTTGGCGGCACCGACGAGGAGGGGCGGCCCTGGAGCTTTCAGCCGGGCGGCGCGGCCGGGGGCGAGGGCCGCACCACCGCGCTCTTTTTCGGCTTCACCCACTGCCCCAACATCTGTCCACTGAGCCTGGCGTATCTGGAAAAGGCGCGTCAGGCGCTGCCTCCCGCCCAGCGCGAGCGGCTGGACATCGTGCTGGTCAGCGTGGACCCGGACCGCGACACGCCCGCGCGCCTGAAGTCCTACGTCGAGTTTTTCGGGGACGCGACCGGCGTGCGGGTGCCCGAACCCGCGCTGGCGAAGGTGGCCCGCGACTACGGGGTGGCCTACCAGAGGGCCGACATGAAAGGCCCGCAGGACTACCAGATCAACCACACGACCGCCACGTACCTGATCGACGCCTCGGGCCGCCTGCGGGTGCTGTGGGACTACACCCAGCTCACCCAGGTGGACCGGGTGGTGCGCGACCTCACGCACGTCATGGAGAACCCCCAGCGATGA
- a CDS encoding cytochrome c oxidase assembly protein, whose protein sequence is MTPPPDLNPGLLDLLALRFDPLVWLPVLAVTGLYFWHFLRARRNPEGRRSWPAWKAVLFGLGMALLILVTQSAATTLTLNSMALYMGRLMVLAEIVPPLLVLGLPRVHIDPRRPLGRVLGVLLDPWVALAVWTAVIVFWNVPAGFNASVVTNTASALLPALYLLSSLLVWGVVLRPLPSVQPAGIGSRGWFGFIAALPMMAVAAVWLYSRQVLYTPYVSALCLWDLTPLQNQQISGLIMMLAGLPALALALVQLMAWLIQLADSGTQPPAARG, encoded by the coding sequence ATGACCCCTCCCCCCGACCTGAACCCCGGCCTGCTCGACCTGCTGGCCCTGCGCTTCGATCCGCTGGTGTGGCTGCCGGTCCTCGCCGTGACCGGGCTGTACTTCTGGCACTTTCTGCGCGCCCGCCGCAACCCGGAAGGCCGCAGGAGCTGGCCCGCCTGGAAGGCCGTGCTGTTCGGCCTCGGCATGGCGCTGCTGATCCTGGTCACCCAGTCGGCGGCGACCACCCTGACGCTGAACAGCATGGCGCTGTACATGGGCCGCCTGATGGTCCTGGCCGAGATCGTGCCGCCGCTGCTGGTGCTGGGGCTGCCGCGAGTCCACATCGACCCGCGCCGCCCGCTGGGGCGGGTGCTGGGCGTGCTGCTCGACCCCTGGGTGGCGCTGGCGGTCTGGACGGCCGTGATCGTCTTCTGGAACGTGCCCGCCGGGTTCAACGCCTCGGTGGTCACCAACACGGCCTCGGCGCTGCTGCCCGCGCTGTACCTGCTGAGCAGCCTGCTGGTCTGGGGGGTGGTGCTGCGGCCCCTGCCCAGCGTGCAGCCTGCCGGGATCGGTTCGCGCGGCTGGTTCGGCTTTATCGCCGCCCTGCCGATGATGGCGGTCGCCGCCGTGTGGCTCTACTCACGCCAGGTGCTGTACACGCCCTACGTGTCCGCGCTGTGCCTGTGGGACCTGACCCCGCTGCAAAACCAGCAGATCAGCGGCCTGATCATGATGCTGGCCGGACTGCCCGCCCTGGCGCTGGCGCTGGTGCAGCTGATGGCCTGGCTGATCCAGCTCGCCGACAGCGGCACCCAGCCGCCCGCCGCGCGGGGGTAG